The genomic region GTGACCGCGGACGACGTCGCCTACACGTTCTCCACGGCGAGCAGGAGCGGCGGCCTGACCGACGTCACCGCGCTGGCGAAGGCTGTTGCCGTCGACAAGGACACGGTCGAGCTGCACCTCACCCGGCCGCAGAGCACGTTCGTGAACCGGCTGGTGTCGCTGGGAATCGTGCCGAAGCACGCCCACGGCAAGGACTACGCCCGCGCACCGATCGGCTCCGGCCCGTTCACCTTCGTGCAGTGGGACGAAGGCCAGCAGTTGATCGTCCGGCGCAACGACAAGTACTACGGCCCCAAGCCGGCCTTCGAGCGGGTGGTGTTCTCCTTCACCGGCGAGGACGCCACTCTCGCGGCCGCCAAGGCCGGTCAGCTCTCCCTGGCCGCCGTTCCGTCCGGCCTGGCGAAGACCACGGTGAACGGGATGCGCCTGGTCCCGGTGCAGTCGGTGGACAACCGCGGCATCGTCTTCCCGTACGTCGCGGACACCGGCCGGACGTCGAAGGACGGGCTGCCGATCGGCAACGACGTCACCGCCGACCAGGCGATCCGCCGGGCGGTCAACTACGCGGTGGACCGGGACGCGCTGGTGGACGGCGTACTGGAGGGCTTCGGGTCTCCCGCGACCGGCCCGGTCGACGGCATGCCGTGGTACGAGCCGTCCTCGGCCATCCGATCGAACGACGCCACCAAGGCGAAGGCGGTTCTCGACTCCGCCGGCTGGACCGACAGCGACGGCGACGGCATCCGCGAGCGCGGCGGCCGGAAGGCGTCGTTCACCCTGTTGTACCCCGCCGAGGACACCCTGCGGCAGGGGCTCGCACTCGCCGTCGTGGACATGCTCGAGCCCGTCGGCGTGCAGATCGTGAGCAAGGGCGTGAGCTGGGACGTGATCGACAAGCGCAAGCACGCCGACGCCGTACTGTTCGGGTGGGGCAGCCACGACCCGACCGAGATGTACAACCTGTACTCCGCCACCCAGGCCGGGACCGGGTACTGGAACGCCGGCCACTACGCGAACCCGGTCGTGCAGAAGAACCTGGACGCCGCGCTCGGCGCCACCGACCAGAACCAGGCGACCAGGTACTGGAAGGCCGCCCAGCGGGACGCGAACGGCGTCGGATTCGGCCCGTCCGGAGACGCGGCGTGGGCCTGGCTGGTGAACCTGCAGCACACGTACTTCGTCAGCAACTGCCTCGACCTCGGCAAACCGCAGATCGAGCCGCACGGCCACGGCTGGCCGATCACGGCCGGCATCACCGGCTGGCGCTGGACGTGCTGAACACCACCGACGCCCCCGAAGAAGCCGCCATTCGCCCTCGCGGGTCCGGCCTGGCCGGAGCCGTGGTCAGCAGGCTCGTTCGGCTCGCCCTGCTGCTGGTCGCGGTCGCGGTGGCGTCGTTCGCCCTGATGCTGGGATCACCGGTCGACCCGGTCGACGCCTATGTCGGCGCGGACATCGCGGCGATCGGTCCCGAGCAGCGCGAGCAGATCGCCGAGCGCTGGGGGCTGAACGATCCACCGGCCGAACGCTTCGGCAACTGGCTGTCCCACGTCCTGCGGGGCGATCTCGGGCACTCGCACACCTTCAACCAGCCGGTCACCGAGGTGATCGCGGGCAAGTTCCTGACCAGCCTGGCGCTGATGGCCGTGGCATGGTGCCTGTCCGGGGTGATCGGGTTCGGCCTCGGCCTGATCGCCGGCGTACAGCGCGGACGGCTCGTGGACCGGGTGATCACGTGGTGGGCCTACGTGCTGGCGTCGGCGCCCACGTTCTGGGTCGGACTGCTGCTGCTGTACGCGTTCTCGGTGTCGCTGCAGTGGACACCGGTGTGCTGCGCCGTACCGGTCGGGCAGGTCGCCAGCGAGGTGGGGCTGCTCGATCGGCTGCACCACCTTCTGCTGCCGGCGTTCACGCTGAGCCTGGTCGGCATCGCGCCGGTGGTGCTGCACACCCGGCAGGCGGTCTCCGTCGCGATGGCGAGCGACTACGTCGCCTTCGCCCGGGCCCAGGGCGAACGCTCCACCGGCCTGGTGATCCACCGCGTACTGCGGAACGCCGCCGGCCCGGCACTGCTGCTGCAGTTCAGCTCGCTGGGCGAGTTGTT from Kribbella flavida DSM 17836 harbors:
- a CDS encoding ABC transporter substrate-binding protein, with product MGLGKSRAVAAALSLAAVLTACTAGVDSANTPGSGASAAARELRLAIGGESADGYDPTLGWGRYGSPLFQSTLLARDADLNIVNDLATKHSVSADGLVWTVDLRGDAQFSDGRPVTADDVAYTFSTASRSGGLTDVTALAKAVAVDKDTVELHLTRPQSTFVNRLVSLGIVPKHAHGKDYARAPIGSGPFTFVQWDEGQQLIVRRNDKYYGPKPAFERVVFSFTGEDATLAAAKAGQLSLAAVPSGLAKTTVNGMRLVPVQSVDNRGIVFPYVADTGRTSKDGLPIGNDVTADQAIRRAVNYAVDRDALVDGVLEGFGSPATGPVDGMPWYEPSSAIRSNDATKAKAVLDSAGWTDSDGDGIRERGGRKASFTLLYPAEDTLRQGLALAVVDMLEPVGVQIVSKGVSWDVIDKRKHADAVLFGWGSHDPTEMYNLYSATQAGTGYWNAGHYANPVVQKNLDAALGATDQNQATRYWKAAQRDANGVGFGPSGDAAWAWLVNLQHTYFVSNCLDLGKPQIEPHGHGWPITAGITGWRWTC
- a CDS encoding ABC transporter permease, with the translated sequence MLNTTDAPEEAAIRPRGSGLAGAVVSRLVRLALLLVAVAVASFALMLGSPVDPVDAYVGADIAAIGPEQREQIAERWGLNDPPAERFGNWLSHVLRGDLGHSHTFNQPVTEVIAGKFLTSLALMAVAWCLSGVIGFGLGLIAGVQRGRLVDRVITWWAYVLASAPTFWVGLLLLYAFSVSLQWTPVCCAVPVGQVASEVGLLDRLHHLLLPAFTLSLVGIAPVVLHTRQAVSVAMASDYVAFARAQGERSTGLVIHRVLRNAAGPALLLQFSSLGELFGGSLLAEHVFSYPGLGAATTAAALGQDVPLLLGIALFTAVFVYTGNQLGDLLHGWLDPRTRRTEAAR